CATCCCGTGACATTGTTTAAACAGGCCGGCTTGCCGGAACTGTTCAAAGATACGGTCAATGCGGTAGCCGCGCTCGCCGATATCCTCAACAAACAACAAAGACTTGCGGGTGGTTAATTGCCAAGGGGTCCCCAAGGTCGACTGAAGCACCGTGAGATTTCCGCCAGTGATGGTGGACTTTAAATTCTTCACCTTGCGGGCCGCCTCATTGAGGGGTTTGAGTTTTTTAAACTCCACCGTGTCTTGTTTGCCGAAAAGTATGTCGTGCATTTCTTTTTCGTGTTTCGGGGAAATTAATTTTCTGCCAAAACGATCTAAAATCGGCGCATGCAAAGACTTCCATCCCCACTCCTGCGTAACAAACGTATGGAGTGATGTGATATCACTGAGGCCAATAAGAAGTTTTGGCTCTTTGGGCTTTTTTAGCTTTGCTAACATCGGCACCAAACGGTTGCTGCCGTAGCCGCCACGCAAACACCAAATAACATTAGAGTCCTTTGCCTGCACCGCCGCTTGTAAAAATGCAAATCTCTGCTCGTCATCGTTGGCATGCAGAAAGTGCGGCTTGATCAAGCCCTTCGGAATACGCGGCTGTAACTTCCATTTTAAAAGAAATTCACGCGATCCATCGACATCACGAGGCAAAGAAGGGTAACCGGGAGCCACCACATCAATAATGTCGTTTTCTTTAAAATACTTCCAATAACTCACGCTTAAACTCTTTTGATAATATCTTTAATGGCTTTTTTGTGCTTTTTCCCGGTAAAGATTTCATCGATCTCTTTGGGTTTTAAAAGCTCTCGCACCTGATCATCGACAAGCAATTTATCTTTAAGATGTTCGCCATACCCCAGGGAATGACACAGTCTTTGCACCAAAGCGTAGGCTTCTTCCCTTAACATGCCTTTTCCGACTAAAGCCAAAAGAACATGCGAACTGAAAAGCTGACCTTGCGAACTGTCGATATTGTCCAGCATGCGTTTTTTATTTACATCCAGACCATCCAGCAAAATGCTCATACGGTTCAAAGCATAATCCGCAACAATGAACGCATCCGGAAACACCACGCGCTCTACGGATGAGTGACTGATGTCGCGTTCATGCCAAAGAGCCACATTCTCTAGACCCGCAATCGCGTAACCGCGAAGCAAACGGGACAGACCTGTGATGTTTTCCGCACTGATAGGATTTTTTTTATGAGGCATGGCCGAGGAACCTTTCTGTCCCTTCGTAAAGCCTTCAGTCACCTCGCCCACATCACTGCGTTGCAAATGGCGAAGTTCAACGGCCAGTCTTTCAAGACCCGTCCCCAGAAGCGCCAGCGCATTCAACATTTCAGCATGTCGGTCGCGGGGAATAACCTGTGTCGCAATGGTTTCTGGCTTCAAACGCAGTTTCTTAGCCACAGCCGCTTCGACTTTCGCGGGCTGACTGGAATAAGTGCCCACAGCTCCGCTCAGTTTACAGATCATCATATTATCTAAAGCGGCTTTCACACGTTTCTTATTTCGTTCTGTTTCCGCTAAGAATCCCGCCATCTTAAAACCAAAAGTAGTCGGCTCGGCAAACATACCGTGAGTACGTCCCGCGCAGAGGGTCTCGGCGTGTTTTTTTACGAGAGCAGCAAGTGACTTTTCCAAAGCCGTGATAGAACTCATCAAAACCACACCGGCTTCGCGAATCTGCAGACTGAAAGCCGTATCTAAAACATCTGAAGACGTCATGCCATAGTGGATGTACTTGCCGTGAGGTCCGACATTCTCGGCCAGATTAGAGACAAACGCGATCACGTCGTGCTTGGTCTCCTTTTCGATTTCAGAGATACGTTTCACGTTGAAGCGCGCCTTTTGCGCAATGGACTTCGCCGCAACTTTGGGAATGATGCCCATCTGAGCTTGAACTTCAGCAACAGCGATCTCGACTTCCATCATTTTACCGAACCTATGGTCCGCATGCCACAAAAGGCCCATTTCAGGGCGAGTATAACGTTCGATCACGTTGCCTGTTCCTTTCTTCGTTTCTCTTTTTGTTCTTTCAGAAGTTTTTCTTTCCACCACTGAGTCAAACGATTCAAAATCATTTCGTCGCGATCAAAATAGGTTCCCCATGAATAATGAGGCCATTCTTCCGGACTGCTCAAATGCAGGTTGCTATAAAGCACCTTCCCGCGACGCGAGCTTTGTTTGTCGCCGAAAACCGGGAAACGTGAAGCCCCCAGCTGTGCATAGGTATAATAATACTCTTGCGGGAAATTCAGAATCTGAGGATCCGACAACGACATTCTTGCCAACAACAGGTCACGCATCCGATCACTGCGAACGGTCAGATATTCTTTGTTGAATCTTTGCACCGTCGGTATACGCATCCACACATCGAACTGATCCGCCAAGGTGGTTCTTTGCAGAATCAACATATTTTCATGCGTCCAGGGCGACTGCAAATCATTCATCACCAAAGTGTGAGAAGGAAGATGGTCTCTTTCAAAACAAGGTTGCAGTGCTACACGGTAACGAACCCAGCACCACTCTGGCTCCAGCGAGCCTTCCGGGAAGAAGTATTTCCCCAGACGTTCATTCAAGAAATAGGTCTCTTCACTGGTTAAAAGCCATACCACCTGCTCAAGTCGGAAGATCCCCTGTTTTTCACCCGAGATCTCAAACCCCGTGATGGATTTGCCGCCGCCGAAGGAAACGTCGACGATCTGTTGCGGACGTATAACTTCCACGCCTTTGGCGCTCAACCACTCCAAGGATTTCTCTAAACCATTGCGCGTAGCCTGACGAACTAAAAAGGATGAAAACAGAGGCAGGTTTTCGCCGCGGGTGGCTCCTTGCGCATTGGGCATATAGGTCGTTCCTGCCCATTGATGAGATAGATGCAGCAGCCAACTCTGGTCGAAGTTAAAAGCCTCCAGATTTTTATACAGAGCTTTGCTGTTTTTTGAAGACAGCAAAAAGTCCTTGATGTGCGGGGATAGAGACGACTTTTCAATTTTGAATTTAGTCAAAGGCCCTTTGCATTCAAACGGCCCGTCCTTCAACCATATCGTAAAACCGTTGGGCACTTCGGCGAAGTGATCGTCGGAATACA
This portion of the Bdellovibrio sp. ArHS genome encodes:
- a CDS encoding LD-carboxypeptidase, producing MSYWKYFKENDIIDVVAPGYPSLPRDVDGSREFLLKWKLQPRIPKGLIKPHFLHANDDEQRFAFLQAAVQAKDSNVIWCLRGGYGSNRLVPMLAKLKKPKEPKLLIGLSDITSLHTFVTQEWGWKSLHAPILDRFGRKLISPKHEKEMHDILFGKQDTVEFKKLKPLNEAARKVKNLKSTITGGNLTVLQSTLGTPWQLTTRKSLLFVEDIGERGYRIDRIFEQFRQAGLFKQCHGMILGDFVGGEEPSTGKDNFKLVFKRWAQDLDIPLFQGLESGHAAVQRPVPFNTPCVLNVEEGRGHLTIQTGGRK
- the purB gene encoding adenylosuccinate lyase, which codes for MIERYTRPEMGLLWHADHRFGKMMEVEIAVAEVQAQMGIIPKVAAKSIAQKARFNVKRISEIEKETKHDVIAFVSNLAENVGPHGKYIHYGMTSSDVLDTAFSLQIREAGVVLMSSITALEKSLAALVKKHAETLCAGRTHGMFAEPTTFGFKMAGFLAETERNKKRVKAALDNMMICKLSGAVGTYSSQPAKVEAAVAKKLRLKPETIATQVIPRDRHAEMLNALALLGTGLERLAVELRHLQRSDVGEVTEGFTKGQKGSSAMPHKKNPISAENITGLSRLLRGYAIAGLENVALWHERDISHSSVERVVFPDAFIVADYALNRMSILLDGLDVNKKRMLDNIDSSQGQLFSSHVLLALVGKGMLREEAYALVQRLCHSLGYGEHLKDKLLVDDQVRELLKPKEIDEIFTGKKHKKAIKDIIKRV